The following coding sequences lie in one Sulfitobacter sp. D7 genomic window:
- a CDS encoding DUF6927 domain-containing protein, with amino-acid sequence MGWLFYTDCRVQTYADEKAEIARLCTFEGDTRKTELVKACKVGSTWYAAARVTNRDGTPVEDATYVTDADGSITFGAVFLTRYDDGCWGYKDMEESAGPNESRAPLGLIELLSDLKDPDSYAQDWRQRCRDWASIPDYEEGDKIRLAAPVTLTDGSTCQIVTATHYRRGRQKRRCYRIEETGGLVRLSKASLAGSELLSSAKGAASPVLAEFLAGQGG; translated from the coding sequence ATGGGATGGCTCTTCTACACCGATTGCCGCGTCCAGACCTACGCGGACGAGAAAGCGGAGATTGCCCGGCTGTGCACCTTCGAGGGCGACACGCGCAAAACCGAACTGGTCAAGGCCTGTAAGGTCGGCTCCACCTGGTATGCAGCGGCTAGGGTCACCAATCGCGACGGCACCCCTGTCGAAGACGCGACCTATGTCACCGATGCGGATGGCTCCATCACTTTCGGAGCTGTCTTCCTCACCCGATACGATGACGGCTGCTGGGGCTACAAGGACATGGAGGAAAGCGCTGGCCCGAACGAGTCTCGTGCTCCCCTTGGGCTGATCGAGCTCCTCTCCGACCTGAAAGACCCGGACAGCTACGCCCAGGACTGGCGCCAGCGCTGCCGGGACTGGGCTTCGATCCCTGACTACGAGGAAGGCGACAAGATCAGGCTCGCAGCACCCGTGACGCTCACCGATGGCAGCACCTGCCAGATCGTCACCGCGACACACTACAGGCGGGGTCGGCAGAAACGCCGCTGCTACCGCATCGAGGAAACTGGTGGGCTCGTACGCCTGTCGAAGGCCTCGCTTGCGGGCTCGGAGCTGCTCAGCTCCGCGAAAGGTGCGGCTAGCCCGGTGCTGGCGGAGTTCCTGGCGGGGCAGGGTGGTTGA
- a CDS encoding type II toxin-antitoxin system RelB/DinJ family antitoxin produces MPAQTSMLHVRVDDQLKAQASDALAGVGLTLSDAVRILLTRVAAEGGLPAGLTADPDAYDAWFRAKVQEALDDPRPTTPHAKAMQDAQALIDGKRLAKS; encoded by the coding sequence ATGCCTGCCCAAACATCCATGCTTCATGTTCGTGTTGACGATCAGCTGAAAGCACAGGCTTCGGACGCACTTGCGGGCGTCGGTCTGACGCTCTCCGATGCGGTGCGTATTCTTCTGACCCGCGTGGCCGCAGAAGGCGGATTGCCTGCCGGATTGACCGCTGATCCGGATGCCTATGATGCCTGGTTCCGGGCGAAGGTACAGGAAGCGCTGGACGATCCAAGGCCCACAACGCCCCATGCCAAGGCGATGCAAGACGCCCAGGCATTGATTGACGGGAAGCGCCTTGCCAAATCTTGA
- a CDS encoding Fic family protein, protein MLETPARIEPCFFKEHIPTELADLSVDIQREATRLGQGLHPDSAAELADLVRVMNCYYSNLIEGHNTRPRDIERALAGAELEEETRPLALEARAHVIVQRSIDEMHRKGTLPRPTSVAFLTWVHKSFYDEMPDEFRVIEHPDGTQEPIVPGRMRQDDDREVAVGRHLPPSSSRVAAFMDHFDRRFQIAARSSSGRIIAIASAHHRLNYIHPFPDGNGRVSRLMSHAMALTAGIGGQGLWSVSRGLARGLTDRGEYKRMMDLADSPRRGDRDGRGNLSEAALKTFSEWFLKVTLDQITFSARLFDLGGLDQRYRRLVADTIDDKRAPELISAVLRHGALERGDAQIVLKTSERTARNTLSKLTAAGYLTSASPKTPVRLAFPLDYRERLFPNLFGDGDLPQ, encoded by the coding sequence ATGCTGGAAACACCCGCCAGAATCGAACCCTGCTTCTTCAAGGAGCATATTCCTACAGAATTGGCAGACCTTTCGGTCGACATCCAGAGGGAAGCCACCAGGCTGGGACAAGGGCTGCATCCTGACAGCGCAGCCGAGCTTGCCGATCTCGTCCGCGTGATGAACTGCTACTACTCCAACCTGATCGAAGGACACAACACACGCCCCCGCGACATCGAAAGGGCGCTGGCTGGCGCCGAGCTTGAAGAGGAAACCCGTCCTCTTGCCCTGGAGGCACGCGCTCATGTCATTGTTCAGCGTTCCATTGACGAGATGCATCGCAAGGGCACCCTGCCCCGCCCCACATCCGTCGCATTCCTGACTTGGGTCCATAAGAGCTTCTACGACGAGATGCCTGACGAGTTTCGGGTCATCGAACATCCCGATGGCACACAAGAGCCCATCGTTCCGGGGCGCATGCGCCAGGATGACGATCGGGAAGTTGCGGTCGGACGCCACCTACCCCCCTCATCATCGCGCGTTGCGGCATTCATGGACCATTTCGACAGACGGTTTCAGATTGCGGCGCGGTCTTCGAGCGGAAGGATCATCGCGATCGCCTCTGCACATCACCGGCTGAACTACATCCACCCTTTCCCGGATGGTAACGGCCGTGTCAGCAGGCTGATGTCTCATGCCATGGCCCTGACAGCGGGGATTGGTGGCCAAGGGCTCTGGTCCGTATCGCGTGGGCTGGCCCGCGGGCTGACCGACCGGGGTGAGTACAAACGGATGATGGATCTGGCCGACAGCCCACGCCGCGGAGACCGCGACGGACGGGGAAACCTGTCAGAAGCGGCACTGAAGACGTTCAGTGAATGGTTCCTAAAGGTGACGCTCGACCAGATCACTTTCTCAGCAAGATTGTTCGATCTCGGCGGATTGGACCAACGGTATCGTCGTCTCGTTGCAGATACCATCGATGACAAGCGAGCGCCGGAACTGATTTCGGCGGTTCTTCGGCATGGCGCACTGGAACGTGGTGACGCGCAGATTGTGCTCAAGACGTCCGAACGTACTGCTCGCAACACACTGAGTAAACTGACCGCCGCCGGATACCTGACTTCTGCCTCACCGAAGACGCCAGTTCGGCTGGCGTTTCCGTTGGATTATCGAGAGCGGCTCTTTCCAAACCTTTTTGGTGATGGTGACCTCCCACAATAA
- a CDS encoding type II toxin-antitoxin system RelE/ParE family toxin produces the protein MPNLEWKATAIADLLAIIDYISDDNPDAAQVLKDEIEHKTSLLPERPQMYRAGRVDGTREMVVRPNYIVVYAESPEMVTILRVLHAAQQWP, from the coding sequence TTGCCAAATCTTGAATGGAAAGCCACGGCCATCGCCGACTTGTTGGCAATCATTGACTACATCTCTGACGACAACCCGGATGCCGCCCAAGTTCTCAAAGACGAGATTGAACACAAGACGTCCCTCCTTCCAGAACGCCCTCAGATGTACCGCGCGGGCCGTGTGGACGGGACTAGGGAGATGGTTGTTCGGCCAAACTACATCGTGGTTTATGCTGAAAGCCCTGAGATGGTGACCATTTTGCGCGTACTTCATGCTGCGCAGCAGTGGCCATGA
- the repC gene encoding plasmid replication protein RepC yields MAFTKLSIEAAGADASCGSIPASEIDIWTIFRALRDARSVFGLRPGHIQTLQAMLSFLKPGNGETVFASNYTICQRVGGIDERTLRRHINRFVELGFIKRNDSSNRKRYRVRSSGGECISYGLSLTPLLQRASELIAIAQEIENNRRDRIFIRKQILTKLAHLEEHDPSNTFINHARKALRRKLSLPEYHALLANTDAEFQSLSTPDDPPETMELPANDGQTVRHQSKSKKEKKDLDSNIGDEALKPDLLTSVCDQATSFSTERLRNWLDIENHARTLAPMMGIHPETFEKAKNAVGAQKTSCAIFIMLQLGKRIRDFGAYFHSITLGQRQNQFDPLALIKRLSKTNEQTV; encoded by the coding sequence ATGGCATTTACAAAACTATCAATCGAGGCTGCTGGTGCAGATGCATCATGCGGCTCAATTCCCGCATCTGAAATCGATATCTGGACCATCTTCCGGGCCCTGAGAGACGCGCGCAGCGTGTTCGGGCTTCGCCCTGGCCACATCCAGACCCTTCAAGCAATGCTCAGCTTTTTGAAACCTGGCAACGGCGAAACGGTATTTGCGTCCAACTACACCATTTGCCAGCGCGTTGGCGGGATCGACGAACGGACACTCCGCAGGCACATCAACCGCTTCGTTGAGCTCGGATTCATCAAGCGCAATGACAGTTCGAACCGAAAGCGCTACCGCGTACGCTCATCCGGCGGCGAGTGCATCAGTTATGGATTGTCTCTCACCCCCCTGCTCCAACGTGCGAGCGAGCTTATCGCCATCGCGCAAGAGATAGAGAATAACCGGCGCGATCGGATATTTATTCGCAAACAGATTCTTACTAAGCTCGCCCATTTGGAAGAGCATGATCCCAGCAACACATTCATCAACCACGCACGGAAAGCTCTACGCAGGAAGCTGAGCCTCCCCGAATACCACGCTCTGCTCGCCAATACAGATGCAGAATTCCAGAGTTTATCTACCCCGGATGACCCACCTGAAACTATGGAATTGCCCGCCAATGACGGACAAACTGTCCGGCATCAATCTAAGTCTAAAAAAGAAAAAAAAGATTTAGATAGCAACATAGGCGATGAGGCCCTGAAACCAGACTTGCTTACCTCAGTCTGCGATCAGGCGACATCGTTCTCCACAGAGAGACTTAGAAACTGGTTGGACATTGAAAACCATGCTCGAACACTTGCACCCATGATGGGCATTCACCCAGAAACTTTCGAGAAAGCCAAGAATGCTGTAGGAGCTCAGAAAACGTCATGCGCGATCTTCATCATGCTACAGCTCGGAAAACGCATCAGGGATTTTGGAGCGTATTTCCACAGTATCACCCTGGGTCAAAGACAAAACCAATTTGACCCATTAGCTTTGATCAAGCGACTGTCCAAAACCAATGAGCAAACCGTCTAA
- the repB gene encoding plasmid partitioning protein RepB — translation MARNIFNQPPKDEKESAAPSPTLQKTAKLPGSVGGLRDSLREITANSIRDIEPGQIDMDGLRDRLVLEDTSIDELAESIRKHGQQVPIMVRPSGQPDRYRIIYGRRRLAAIRKIGGTVKAIVRTLDDDASLIAQGQENNLRLDPSFIEKSLFIREMQEIGYKPGVIQDALGLTRQGVSNHRVVIDQLPDGLVQLIGPAHGIGRRQWGDLAALSGKVDLVNSAKEVIAALPDDTPSPERFQAVYSACSHKARADKKPTSRGVTSVVKNESGDTVGTLTVDQKAIAIKIAKKDNPEFGQWLEERAEATLLQLFDEWRNESGSGS, via the coding sequence ATGGCCAGAAACATTTTCAACCAACCTCCGAAGGACGAAAAAGAGAGCGCGGCTCCCTCCCCTACCCTGCAAAAAACTGCAAAGCTGCCCGGCTCTGTTGGCGGTTTGCGGGACTCCTTGCGCGAAATCACGGCCAATTCGATCCGGGACATCGAACCCGGTCAGATTGACATGGATGGCCTTCGCGATCGGTTGGTGCTGGAAGATACGAGTATCGACGAGCTTGCCGAGAGCATTCGCAAGCATGGCCAACAAGTGCCGATCATGGTCCGCCCATCGGGCCAACCCGACAGATACCGCATCATCTACGGCCGCCGTAGACTGGCAGCGATCCGCAAAATCGGAGGAACGGTCAAGGCAATCGTTCGCACATTGGACGACGACGCCTCGCTTATCGCACAGGGTCAAGAAAACAACCTTCGACTTGATCCGTCTTTCATCGAAAAATCTCTGTTTATCAGAGAGATGCAGGAAATTGGGTACAAACCCGGCGTCATTCAGGATGCTTTGGGGTTAACCCGGCAAGGCGTGTCCAACCACCGGGTCGTTATCGATCAACTGCCTGATGGGCTTGTTCAGCTTATCGGGCCGGCACATGGCATCGGAAGACGGCAGTGGGGTGATTTAGCGGCCCTATCGGGAAAGGTAGACTTGGTGAATTCGGCCAAAGAGGTGATCGCCGCCCTGCCCGACGACACTCCAAGCCCCGAGAGATTTCAGGCAGTCTATTCTGCTTGCTCGCACAAGGCGCGTGCAGACAAGAAACCGACCAGTCGCGGCGTGACGTCCGTCGTCAAGAATGAGAGCGGCGACACTGTCGGAACGCTGACAGTCGATCAGAAAGCGATCGCCATCAAGATCGCCAAAAAGGACAACCCGGAATTCGGCCAGTGGCTCGAGGAACGTGCGGAAGCTACGCTTTTGCAACTCTTCGATGAGTGGCGGAATGAGAGCGGCTCTGGGTCCTAA
- a CDS encoding ParB/RepB/Spo0J family partition protein yields the protein MTTSFAPLTVAIGDLVPHPANVRSNSPETYDPENIAHLKASIAVLGLLQPILVQKLDGKYAVLAGGRRHAALKELVAEKAIKGFTAKTKVDCRLVPDDCDVTTALSLAENITQAPMNAIDEFEAFARMMEVDGQTPETIAKTFGTTVAVVKGRLRYGLIHPDIRAAARGKVITLDTMKAFAEHPSQDTQREVFEALTKDGGYLQAYTVRQALKSRGVQVRDDIGAFVRADYEERGGAVAADLLEEHSVLEDAALVETILLEKLGAAAEEARIKLGFAWADAMVRYDYATMADYGRVYPGPIEPDEAAQKRVDEITAELEKLQLQMEDEGLEDGAYNALYERVDALEEEARDLQEAYSTEDLARAGVIASWSAGKVTLHVGLVRPEDTVKEEGARGSASNPTGEEAPDAGEITYPASLAEDLKTERAMALGAAMALHPEATLDLTLFKLVSDVLASGMSVTQAIKIDARNEYRSHAKMDEIDETSLEQVAAAHDALDLSWLDDTRAPTDQFAAFRALEAGEKAKLVAFATASTTQSCFTRDRQRDSLMHAFEIEIMPDIRAHWTPNAALFNRFKKAWLLRILGEDLGLAQEAVTLASSSKKEIVAFCDKLFAEPFATLTDAQRAAVAAWCPPMMQTAGVAFEEAEPTVETPEPASEVAQAA from the coding sequence ATGACCACAAGCTTTGCTCCCCTTACCGTCGCTATCGGCGATCTCGTCCCGCATCCCGCCAATGTGCGCAGCAACTCCCCGGAAACCTATGATCCCGAGAACATCGCCCATCTGAAGGCCAGCATCGCCGTTCTGGGCCTCTTGCAGCCGATCCTGGTCCAGAAGCTCGACGGCAAATACGCCGTGCTGGCTGGTGGCCGGCGGCATGCCGCGCTGAAGGAGCTGGTCGCTGAAAAGGCCATCAAGGGCTTCACGGCGAAGACCAAGGTGGACTGCCGCCTTGTCCCTGACGACTGCGACGTCACCACGGCGCTGTCGCTCGCCGAGAACATCACCCAGGCGCCGATGAACGCAATCGACGAGTTCGAGGCTTTCGCCCGGATGATGGAGGTCGACGGCCAGACGCCCGAGACGATCGCAAAGACCTTCGGCACCACCGTTGCCGTCGTGAAAGGCCGGTTGCGCTATGGCCTGATCCACCCCGACATCCGCGCCGCGGCCCGGGGCAAGGTGATCACGCTCGACACGATGAAGGCCTTCGCCGAGCATCCGAGCCAGGATACGCAGCGCGAGGTCTTCGAGGCGCTCACGAAAGACGGCGGCTATCTGCAGGCCTACACCGTCCGTCAGGCACTCAAATCCCGCGGTGTGCAGGTCCGCGACGACATCGGGGCTTTCGTGCGCGCGGACTACGAGGAACGCGGCGGCGCTGTCGCGGCTGACCTTCTGGAAGAGCATTCCGTGCTCGAGGATGCAGCACTTGTCGAGACCATCCTGCTCGAGAAGCTCGGTGCCGCTGCCGAAGAGGCCCGCATAAAGCTGGGCTTTGCCTGGGCCGATGCGATGGTGCGCTATGACTACGCGACCATGGCCGACTACGGCCGCGTCTATCCCGGCCCGATCGAGCCGGATGAGGCTGCCCAGAAGCGCGTCGATGAGATCACCGCCGAACTCGAGAAATTGCAGCTCCAAATGGAGGACGAGGGGCTCGAGGACGGTGCCTACAACGCGCTTTACGAGCGCGTGGACGCTCTGGAAGAGGAAGCCCGCGACCTGCAGGAGGCCTATAGCACCGAGGACCTCGCCCGCGCTGGTGTGATTGCGTCGTGGTCGGCCGGTAAGGTCACGCTCCATGTGGGCCTCGTCCGCCCCGAGGACACCGTCAAAGAGGAGGGCGCGCGCGGCTCCGCTAGTAATCCGACAGGGGAGGAGGCCCCGGACGCCGGCGAAATCACCTACCCAGCCTCGCTGGCCGAGGACCTCAAGACCGAGCGGGCCATGGCCCTCGGCGCCGCGATGGCGCTGCATCCGGAGGCCACGCTCGATCTGACGCTCTTCAAGCTGGTCAGTGACGTTCTGGCCAGCGGCATGAGTGTCACGCAGGCGATCAAGATCGATGCCCGCAACGAATACCGCAGCCATGCCAAGATGGACGAGATCGACGAGACCTCGCTCGAGCAGGTGGCGGCGGCACATGATGCGCTGGACCTCTCGTGGCTCGATGACACCCGCGCGCCCACCGATCAGTTCGCGGCGTTTCGCGCGCTGGAGGCAGGGGAGAAGGCCAAGCTCGTCGCCTTTGCAACCGCCAGCACCACGCAGTCCTGCTTCACGCGGGACCGCCAGCGCGACAGCCTGATGCATGCGTTCGAGATCGAGATCATGCCCGACATTCGCGCCCACTGGACGCCGAATGCGGCCCTCTTCAACCGCTTCAAGAAGGCCTGGCTCCTGAGGATCCTCGGCGAAGATCTGGGTCTCGCCCAGGAGGCGGTGACGCTGGCCTCGTCGAGCAAGAAGGAGATCGTCGCCTTTTGTGACAAGCTCTTCGCCGAACCCTTCGCCACACTCACGGACGCGCAGCGCGCTGCCGTGGCCGCCTGGTGCCCGCCGATGATGCAGACCGCCGGTGTCGCCTTTGAAGAGGCGGAGCCCACCGTGGAAACTCCGGAGCCTGCCAGCGAGGTCGCGCAAGCGGCCTGA
- a CDS encoding ArdC family protein: protein MARSRTTKFDASEVITNEIIRIIERGVLPWRKPWTAGGSSRPLRVGGEPYQGVNNFLLTMRTVMAGHSSPFWMTLPQANALDAKVRKGEKSSVVVYYGQSRKDAGADEHDRSDGDDHSEEARIFRFQKSYRVFNACQIEGLPDSFYTDPEPVPVPEHPPSEPIPHMQAFFDAIDITTVFTGTEAYYLPPVDKVYMPSITRFQDPRNFYGVWAHELAHATKAPHRLNRDFGFSKFGNTSYAREEIVAELTSVFLGQTLGFTAHTLEMNAAYLHNWLRVLRSDKGAIFKHAADAQRACDYLIARSETGRAGRSAEAA from the coding sequence ATGGCCCGATCCCGCACGACCAAATTCGATGCCTCCGAGGTCATCACAAACGAAATCATCCGCATCATCGAGCGCGGTGTCCTGCCGTGGCGCAAGCCATGGACCGCAGGTGGCAGCTCTCGTCCCCTGCGCGTAGGCGGTGAACCCTATCAGGGGGTGAACAACTTTCTGCTGACGATGCGGACCGTGATGGCGGGCCACAGCTCACCTTTCTGGATGACGCTGCCGCAGGCCAATGCGTTGGACGCAAAGGTCCGCAAGGGCGAAAAATCCTCTGTCGTCGTTTATTACGGTCAAAGCCGGAAAGACGCGGGCGCAGATGAGCATGACCGCAGCGACGGGGATGATCACTCCGAGGAAGCACGCATCTTCCGCTTCCAGAAATCCTACCGTGTGTTCAACGCCTGCCAGATCGAGGGCTTGCCCGACAGCTTCTACACTGACCCGGAGCCCGTGCCCGTGCCCGAGCATCCGCCGTCCGAGCCCATCCCGCACATGCAGGCGTTTTTCGATGCCATCGACATCACAACCGTCTTCACGGGCACGGAGGCGTACTATTTGCCCCCCGTGGACAAGGTTTACATGCCATCCATCACGCGGTTCCAGGACCCGCGCAATTTCTACGGGGTCTGGGCCCATGAGCTGGCCCATGCCACGAAAGCCCCCCATCGACTGAACCGTGATTTCGGGTTCTCGAAGTTCGGCAACACCTCCTACGCGCGCGAAGAGATCGTCGCAGAACTGACCTCGGTGTTCCTGGGACAAACGCTCGGCTTCACGGCCCATACGCTCGAGATGAATGCCGCCTATCTCCACAACTGGTTGCGCGTTCTTCGGTCGGACAAGGGTGCGATCTTCAAGCACGCCGCGGATGCGCAGCGCGCCTGCGACTATCTGATCGCCAGATCGGAGACGGGCAGGGCAGGGCGCAGCGCCGAGGCCGCCTGA
- the repA gene encoding plasmid partitioning protein RepA — protein sequence MDDRNVGYAQGIGSSDIGTFADNLAESLDRQMKIAFEPEERKALRRFSSTEVAGLLRVSTSNLRNRHKDGSFPEVHTDNRGHRFYTAQEVDELRNILGRTGKNAESYRPGRRDGDRLQVLSVVNFKGGSSKTTATIHLAQRYALRGYRVLVLDLDPQASLTTFFGFRPELEFAEGGTIYDALRYEDQVPLSDVIQKTYFHKLDMVPAGLMLSEYETETANALARRMQPIFAERLALALEEVEANYDIVLIDCPPQLGFLTLTALAASTGLLVTVVPGMLDIASMSQFLKLASETVKAVEEAIGRRVTWDFVKFLITRYEPSDGPQTQMAGYLRSILAGQVMTEPMLKSTAISDAGMTQQTVYEVDPGQFIRKTIDRALTSVNGVADELEQTIQMAWGRR from the coding sequence ATGGATGATCGAAACGTTGGATATGCGCAAGGCATAGGCTCTTCTGACATCGGCACGTTTGCCGACAATCTGGCCGAGTCCTTGGATCGGCAGATGAAGATCGCCTTCGAACCCGAAGAGCGTAAAGCCTTGCGGCGTTTCAGCTCGACCGAAGTTGCCGGTCTCCTGCGCGTAAGCACGTCTAACCTGCGCAACCGGCACAAGGACGGTAGCTTCCCGGAAGTGCATACTGATAACCGCGGGCACCGGTTCTACACAGCCCAAGAAGTGGACGAATTGCGCAACATCTTGGGGCGCACAGGAAAGAACGCCGAATCGTATCGGCCAGGTCGACGCGATGGCGACCGACTTCAGGTGCTATCGGTCGTCAATTTCAAAGGTGGTTCGTCGAAAACAACAGCGACGATTCATCTTGCACAGCGTTATGCCTTGCGCGGCTACCGTGTTTTGGTCCTGGATCTCGATCCGCAAGCAAGTTTGACCACATTTTTCGGCTTTCGGCCTGAGCTCGAGTTCGCCGAGGGCGGAACAATCTATGATGCTCTGAGATATGAGGATCAGGTTCCGCTCTCTGACGTGATCCAAAAGACCTACTTTCACAAACTCGACATGGTTCCGGCCGGCTTGATGCTCTCGGAGTACGAAACCGAGACAGCAAACGCGCTCGCCCGTCGGATGCAGCCCATTTTTGCGGAGCGCCTCGCCTTGGCACTTGAGGAGGTAGAGGCAAATTACGACATCGTACTGATCGACTGCCCTCCTCAACTCGGCTTTCTGACTCTCACGGCATTGGCGGCCTCTACAGGGCTCCTGGTGACGGTCGTGCCAGGAATGCTGGATATCGCTTCCATGAGCCAATTCCTGAAACTTGCGTCAGAAACGGTAAAGGCCGTTGAAGAAGCGATTGGACGCCGTGTGACATGGGATTTCGTCAAATTCCTGATCACAAGGTATGAGCCGTCAGATGGGCCACAGACCCAAATGGCTGGCTACCTGAGATCAATTCTCGCCGGCCAGGTCATGACTGAACCCATGCTGAAGTCTACCGCAATCTCTGACGCCGGAATGACCCAGCAAACCGTCTATGAAGTTGATCCCGGCCAGTTCATCAGGAAAACGATTGATCGCGCTCTGACCAGCGTGAACGGCGTTGCCGATGAACTGGAGCAGACGATCCAAATGGCATGGGGGCGTCGCTGA
- the alaE gene encoding L-alanine exporter AlaE, whose product MSVQRDFAAVRQSGPEPLIDGMRKTIVDTLATVIFFTFVASLTELFVAGMEPGEVLKTRLTMIPLMLFTGRPYGLWRDWFFSTTKPTVSWSKTLIDGLAFLSFQLPVYAVVLFFVGADRSEIVLLLVSTAVLMFAVSRPFGLFLDAVRKVSGVT is encoded by the coding sequence GTGTCCGTTCAGCGGGACTTTGCTGCCGTTCGACAATCTGGTCCAGAACCGCTAATCGACGGCATGCGCAAAACCATCGTTGATACACTTGCGACAGTGATCTTTTTCACGTTTGTCGCATCGCTTACCGAATTGTTCGTCGCAGGTATGGAGCCCGGCGAAGTTCTGAAGACGCGACTGACAATGATACCGCTCATGCTGTTCACAGGGCGACCGTACGGACTCTGGCGAGACTGGTTTTTTAGCACAACCAAGCCCACGGTTTCTTGGAGCAAAACTCTGATCGACGGGCTCGCCTTCTTGTCGTTCCAATTGCCCGTTTATGCCGTAGTGCTGTTTTTCGTTGGAGCTGACCGAAGCGAAATTGTTTTGCTTCTTGTATCAACCGCTGTGCTGATGTTCGCAGTCAGCCGACCGTTCGGACTGTTCCTCGATGCAGTTCGCAAAGTTTCTGGTGTGACCTAG
- a CDS encoding DUF3768 domain-containing protein codes for MSMTAQTHTYRPDPSVIAAQNDAFRKLACLGVPPAQPIKGRMHVTRSLMEAGDGFMVEAVKATGEFATFEPENDPEGWHDFGAVEIRGETVFWKIDLYEADSDFRYGAETPDNPATTMRVLTIMLARDW; via the coding sequence ATGTCCATGACCGCACAAACCCATACATACCGCCCGGATCCGAGTGTGATCGCGGCGCAAAACGACGCGTTTCGCAAGCTCGCGTGCCTTGGTGTGCCGCCCGCGCAGCCCATCAAGGGCCGGATGCATGTCACCCGCTCGCTTATGGAGGCCGGCGATGGCTTCATGGTCGAGGCGGTGAAGGCGACTGGTGAGTTTGCCACGTTCGAGCCAGAGAATGATCCCGAGGGCTGGCACGATTTTGGCGCGGTCGAGATCCGAGGCGAGACCGTGTTCTGGAAGATCGATCTCTATGAGGCAGATTCGGATTTCCGCTACGGGGCTGAGACCCCGGACAATCCTGCCACCACCATGCGCGTGCTGACCATCATGCTGGCGCGCGACTGGTAG
- a CDS encoding regulator: MAILKFSASAVAAQIAHARACKTFLPNWNGPVDRPALILIVGNGVHLRSNGIDGTTTRIVTTEQADPSFAFADGMNPFRDTDWMAQRRMAFRDLTGQFYTDILDDVQVLIDRGRGTIRLATDGHSIRVFVRRASDYLIGGTYEVPSGLGGTFRVILKDACDTFAIVQNCGNCEDFDAMQPYRVPLDALMEIDDRRAA, translated from the coding sequence ATGGCTATTCTCAAGTTCTCTGCGTCCGCTGTCGCGGCGCAAATCGCACATGCGCGTGCCTGTAAGACCTTCCTGCCCAACTGGAACGGGCCCGTGGACAGGCCGGCCCTGATCCTGATCGTTGGCAATGGTGTGCATCTGCGCTCGAACGGCATCGATGGTACGACCACCCGTATCGTCACCACCGAACAGGCCGATCCCTCCTTTGCCTTCGCCGACGGCATGAACCCGTTTCGGGATACCGACTGGATGGCGCAGCGCCGCATGGCGTTTCGCGATCTGACAGGCCAGTTCTACACCGACATCCTGGATGACGTGCAGGTGCTCATCGACCGGGGGCGGGGGACCATCCGGCTCGCCACCGATGGCCACAGCATCCGCGTCTTCGTGCGCCGGGCCTCGGATTATCTCATCGGCGGGACCTACGAGGTGCCGTCAGGCCTCGGCGGCACCTTCCGGGTCATCCTCAAGGATGCCTGCGACACCTTCGCGATCGTGCAGAACTGCGGCAATTGCGAGGATTTCGACGCCATGCAGCCCTACCGCGTGCCGCTCGATGCATTGATGGAAATCGATGACCGGAGGGCGGCATAA